A stretch of DNA from Myxococcota bacterium:
GATTGCAATTCGCTTAGATGCCAATCGCCAATTTTCTTTGAGCGAAGCCATCGATTTTGCTAAACAGCTTGGGTTTTTAAACATCGATTACTTTGAAGAGCCATGCCAAAATCCCAAGGATATTCCGGCTTTTTATGCAGCTACCAGTATGCCTGTGGCGCTGGACGAATCGCTGGTAGAGTGGGCAGGTGGTGTGCCTGAATTGGCCGGCGTTAAAACTTACGCTCTAAAGCCGTTTTTAATGCCAGATTTGGCATCTGTTTTCGAATGCATCGATACAGCGCAGAGAAGGGGTATAGAAGTCGCAATCTGCTCCGCCTTCGAAAGCGGCTATTCCCTAAGCTGGCTCGCCTTGCTGGCTAGCAGCTGTAATCAAAACCCGGTGGCCGCCGGCCTTTCAACCTATCGTTGGTTTGAAGAAGATTTAATCGACCCGCCTTTTAAAGCCGAAGACGGGTGGGTTAATTTACTGCTGCATCAAAAATGCTTCGATAAACGGTTGGATTTCTCCGTCTAAAACGGCGTCCACATTGCCGGCTTCGTGTGCGGTTCTTAAATCTTTGGCGATGCGGTATGGTGCTAGCACGTAGTTTCTGATCTGTGATCCGAAGGAAGCTTCGCGTTTTTCGGCTTCGGCTTTGTCTTTTTCGACAAGCCGTTTTTTCATTTCTAAATCATACAAGCGAGATCTCAAAAGCTTCATCGCAGTCGATTTGTTTTTCTGTTGGCTTCTCTCCGCTTGACAGGCCACCGCCAAACCAGTTGGAATATGAGTTAACCTGACCGCGCTGTCGGTTTTGTTGACGTGCTGGCCACCCGCGCCGCCGGCTCGGTAGGTGTCTACTCGGAGGTCTTCGGGTTTGATGTCCACTTCGAAGGAGTCGTCGATTTCGGGAATCGCCCAGACGGCAGCGAAAGACGTGTGTCTGCGGGCGTTGGAATCGAAGGGAGATATACGGACTAGGCGGTGAACGCCGATTTCGGCTTTTAAATAGCCATAGGCGTGCTCGCCGCTGACCAAGATGGTGGCGCTTTTGATGCCAGCTTCTTCGCCGGGGGCTAGGTCCATCAGCTCGACTTGATAGCCTCGGCGTTCGGCGTAGCGGGTGTACATGCGTAGCAGCATTTCGGCGAAGTCTTGTGAATCGACACCGCCTTGGCCGGCGTTGACGCTTAAGATAGCATTGTTGGTGTCGTTCGGACCGGA
This window harbors:
- a CDS encoding enolase C-terminal domain-like protein, translating into MYPNYRFALKLKRPLNLKRRLLHSSDPYLYKGELVQGRFGFGEVIDSRKLAQEIADFDPSGFNVRHDKIPIAGMIDFTGQKAVAEALNLTEQGFQTLKLKVGRSPELELETLREISQQIDSKIAIRLDANRQFSLSEAIDFAKQLGFLNIDYFEEPCQNPKDIPAFYAATSMPVALDESLVEWAGGVPELAGVKTYALKPFLMPDLASVFECIDTAQRRGIEVAICSAFESGYSLSWLALLASSCNQNPVAAGLSTYRWFEEDLIDPPFKAEDGWVNLLLHQKCFDKRLDFSV
- the prfB gene encoding peptide chain release factor 2 gives rise to the protein MIDSHSLMDIHRLQERIEALEKAFDMTKKQARIAELDKLAEAPDFWSDQKKSGLTQKEKSQLEREVSRFQATKQAILDCAEFIELAGGNDEELKQLEPEYQSLEATVHNLEIQRMLSGPNDTNNAILSVNAGQGGVDSQDFAEMLLRMYTRYAERRGYQVELMDLAPGEEAGIKSATILVSGEHAYGYLKAEIGVHRLVRISPFDSNARRHTSFAAVWAIPEIDDSFEVDIKPEDLRVDTYRAGGAGGQHVNKTDSAVRLTHIPTGLAVACQAERSQQKNKSTAMKLLRSRLYDLEMKKRLVEKDKAEAEKREASFGSQIRNYVLAPYRIAKDLRTAHEAGNVDAVLDGEIQPFIEAFLMQQ